The following are encoded in a window of Rosa chinensis cultivar Old Blush chromosome 4, RchiOBHm-V2, whole genome shotgun sequence genomic DNA:
- the LOC112197176 gene encoding uncharacterized protein LOC112197176 gives MNLIFHDILGKVLEVYIDDVVVKSQKKEDHITDLRKVFERMRRHRLKMNPAKCVFGVQAGDFLGFIVHQRGIEVPEDKASAVINASPPRTKKELQRLLGKIQPFSPLLRLQGQNEFVWEPKHQEAFDSIKTYLDNDGGVEHAIFYLSRTLTDCQTRYTPMEKLCLTLYFSACKLRHYMLSFTTCIIAQTDLVKYMLSRPILRGSIGKWVLALSEFSLQYVPQKAVKGQAIADFLAHHPTLEIPALKELEIASTTTTRPNLACIPEYTVWYQATVSLQPWVLFFDGSRTDTRVGAGIVLENPAGDRFSYSFQLAFRCTNNQAEYEALIIGLKVLLEMGLRDVQIRGDSQLVINQLQEKYHCASWLLVPYLNRAIELLDQFTDVDLEHIPRERNFAANELAQLATGITLKYGVRERILKVERRTLPSWLARPDPPDDPVVAVLDPIDVDWRIPLIEYFKQPDNRADMKIRFLALTYFLRGDELRRRGEDGIDFRCVYGREAK, from the exons ATGAacttgatcttccacgacatactgggAAAGGTTTTAGAGGTGTACATCGATGACGTAGTCGTCAAGTCTCAGAAGAAGGAGGACCATATCACGGATCTCAGGAAAGTATTTGAGCGCATGCGAAGACATAGACTCAAGATGAACCCGGCCAAATGTGTGTTTGGGGTCCAGGCAGGGGACTTTCTGGGGTTCATAGTTCATCAgcgaggaattgaggtccccGAAGACAAGGCGAGCGCAGTCATTAACGCATCTCCCCCGCGGACGAAAAAGGAGTTACAACGTTtgttgg gcaAAATCCAACCATTCTCGCCCTTGCTGAGGTTACAAGGGCAgaatgagtttgtgtgggagcctaaacatcaagaggcttttgacagTATCAAGACCTATTTG GACAATGATGGCGGTGTTGAGCATGCTATATTTTATCTCAGCCGCACATTGACAGACTGCCAGACAAGGTACACCCCTATGGAGAAGTTGTGCCTAACTCTGTACTTTTCAGCGTGCAAGTTGCGACACTACATGCTATCCTTTAccacttgcatcatcgctcaaaccgaCCTAGTCAAATACATGTTGTCGCGGCCTATCTTGAGGGGCAGCATTGGAAAATGGGTATTGGCTCTCTCAGAGTTTTCGCTCCAATATGTACCACAGAAAGCTGTCAAAGgacaggccatcgcagactttctcgCGCATCATCCTACGTTAGAGATACCCGCACtgaaggagttagagatagcCTCCACCACTACAACTCGACCAAATTTAGCGTGCATCCCTGAGTACACGGTTTGGTACCAAGCTACGGTCTCTCTGCAGCCTTGGGTattattctttgatggctcaCGAACTGACACACGGGTTGGTGCAGGAATTGTTTTGGAAAACCCAGCCGGTGACCGCTTCTCTTATTCATTCCAGCTAGCATTCCGGTGTACTAATAATCAGGCTGAATATGAGGCTCTTATCATTGGACTCAAAGTCTTACTGGAAATGGGCTTACGGGACGTTCAGATCCGCGGCGATTCTCAGCTCGTTATAAACCAGCTCCAGGAAAAATATCACTGTGCGAGTTGGTTGCTTGTACCATATCTGAATCGCGCCATTGAGCTTCTGGACCAATTTACCGATGTCGATCTGGAGCATATACCACGCGAGCGTAACTTTGCAGCTAATGAGCTCGCTCAGTTGGCCACAGGcattacattgaagtatggAGTGCGCGAGCGCATTTTGAAAGTTGAGCGTCGCACATTACCTTCATGGCTTGCACGACCTGATCCACCAGATGATCCCGTAGTCGCGGTGCTAGACCCTATTGATGTGGATTGGCGAATCCCGTTGATTGAGTACTTCAAACAACCAgacaacagagctgacatgaAGATTCGTTTCCTCGCATTAACCTACTTCCTTCGAGGCGATGAATTGCGACGACGTGGGGAGGATGGTATAGACTTTCGGTGTGTCTATGGTCGCGAAGCTAAATGA